CCGGGGGCAGGGTGGCACGCGCACCCGCTCGTATGCAGATCCCGGTAATTACTCCAACAATTCGCCAACTATTCCTTTATTTGCTCTTCGAGCTAGGGATTTCACGCTTTTAATTCAGTTTTCATCAATCTATTGATTCTCGGGTTCTAAATTGGCTGCACGGGTCAAAGCCAAGGAGTGGGTCCGAGCACTCCTAGCGCGCGAGGTGAAACAGTTTGACACGCACTGTTTGCTGGGACATCTGAAGCACGAAATATTAAGGATGTTTACGCATTACTTTGTATATATAAAGGAAAGAAAATAGATGGGTTTCAAcgattatttaattatttaaatatttaattattagcctcaatcattttaaattgcaaaaTGCAAAGAGATTTCTAAAATAGGTCTACAATTTTTATTGGTGTCAAGAGCCGACAtgaaaatactgtagtatactttagcaTACACTATAGTATATATACTAATACCCTTTAGTAAAATTCCTAGTctttttaacccatgctgggtaaatattgaacAGAATATACTGCTCGGTAAAAGATGACCCACATTTTTAACTAAGCTAGGATCTattcaatatttacccagcatgggttaaaaataacccagacatttttagagtgtatagtaaatattaaagtataaagTATTTGTTTATCAATGGGTAACACTGACTACTGTAGTATACATTAACAAAGAGTATAATATAGGCATTAATTTCTACAGTAAATACTATTATAGTgtattttacaatgttttttaaTGTGGGAGAAGCTGTAATAGACTTGAACCTGAGGCTCCTGTCATCTGCAGTCTGCCTCtctgtgttaaaataaatttttgtaagTTATTTGTCATGTTGTATGATTCCACAAAAACCTTGctcaaaatgttctttataatCAGGACTATAAATAGTAAGAAATTGTTCTTTTAAAAACCTTAGACTAAAAAGTTCTTTCGGAACAATTCGGGAagccaaaaattataattttatggCATCACTGTGAGGAACCCTTTAATGTCTTTATCTTTTAagagtatctatctatctatctatctatctatctatctatctatctatctatctatctatctatctatctatctatctatctatctatctatctatctatctatctatccagcagatagacagacagtctGACGACATTAAAGCAAATAGGCTAAGAGCTCAACTGTGACCATGGGTCAACTGCAAGCATCACAGAATGACGTAAGAGCCTTCAGCCACTGGACAGGTCCAGGATCCCCGGGGACCAAGGCTTTTTAGCGTCAGCACTCACTAATGGTCTATTAAAATATCAACTACTTCAAAGTAAACGGATTTGCTCCACACCAGCTCCCACCCCTAAAGCTAATCAAACGCGGCGGCCAGGCCAAAAGAGCATAATCATTTTTATGTGGCAGATTACAAGGAACCACTTAGATCCACTGTCAGAAGATCGGGTGTCCCAACACTCCCGATTAAATAAGCGCATGGGAGTGCTTTCCAAGCGCCAACAGTGTCTCCTTATTTGCGCACATCTATGAAGACGACTGTTTCCGGATGCAATAGATAAAGAGCATTTTAAGATTGTTGAAATTATGATAGGAGTATGCTACATGATAATTACATACGATAAATGGTAAACGCAATAATCCAAATGTATCACAACCTACCCGTTCTCACCAACATATTTAGCTGAAACTAAATTATTGAAGTGcgttttaaaacacacttgaaAATGTTAGGGCTTGCATAAAATTACTATAAGTTTTGATAATGGCAACTAGCTATCtagttatatttaatatattatatataataaaaaaaaattttttggtgAAAACTAAattacgtttaataaaaaaaaaataatgcaattgCGTTGCATTAGGTCGAACATATCTGAAAATCTCCATGCTCTCGTATGTTCTTAACAAATGAGAATTTGTACTAGGAATAAACCTGGAGAatacaaacataaaaaacataaaattgaaaCTTGGGATATTGAATTAGGAACTTTTCTATATTGTTATTGTCCTACATAATAattaaagtaataataattatcaCCATTATTATAagtattattttctttattttcttatgCTATAATAACACAACGACATTCCAATAATTTTCAATAAAGAATCAAAGAGTTATGTCAGAACTGTTCctatagaaaaataaataaataggatATTTAATTTGTTCTTATTTCATCCAATAAGAACGTGAAAGAGTTTGAAGTTGATTGACATATTAGAAAAAAGGTTGAGGGCAGCTTTGAGGTCAAAAACAATCCTCCCGTTCCTGGAGGCTATATCAAATTATTAATAGCCAAAGAAGAGAAAGAAAAGATTTATTACGATCTCTATTATTGTGTTCTCTTTATTAtcattataattatttaattgttgttgttgataatattattttaagCCTGAATAGATAAGAAAGTGTCCTAAGTTTTAATACATATGTCGCTTTAGATTTTCTCATTTAGGCAAGATGACAAAAATTTTACTCGATGCTTTTCTCAAATGAGACTTGTGATTAAATTGTGATCACTTAGAATCTCTTTCTTACACAGACAAGCAAAGGGGACTATTACTTAGATTTGAGATTTAGTAAcagtttgtaaaaataaaagtttatacattttggtagcctaAATAAcagttataattttttatacttaATTTTCCCGATGGGCACCATATtttattttggaaaataaataaataaatatatcaataaataaatgtacatataattCGTAAGCTAATATAATGATGTTGTCATGTCGATAATAAAGAGACGCTTGACCATCAGACCAATACAGAAATTGAGAAGTAAACGATTTGCGTTTTTAAAGAATGATGTCACAATGCCCGTTATGTTTCGTggcttgtaacaacatgaaagccaATGAGGAGAGAAAGATTCGCCACTGTCCAATCAAAGAAGAGAAGAGCACCACAAGCTCCGAGCAGGGATCCAgtgggaagagagagagagagaccccgCAAGTGCCAGAAATCTGCCAAGTCCTCGTGCCAAAAACTTTTCATCCACAGACGAATGCGTCCAAGCCATCTCGAGTAAAGACTTCTACCTGCTGGACTAATAGAATACTAAAGTAGATAATACGGACGATTCTCATTTACACAAACGTAGCGTTGTTGATCCATTTTGCAATTTTAGGACAGTCTTAAATTGTCTGTGGAATAGCCTAAACTCAAAGGCGCTGGAAAGGTTCGGGTGTTGAGGATGGACCGAGCCCCAAGCTCCAGCCCAAGTGGCACCAGTCAAACATCTCAACCGACCCAACATGAACCCATCAGCTTCGGCATAGATCAAATACTTAGCGGTACCGACCAAGAGTCACAACAGAACTCGACGAGGAATAGTTCAGAGACGAGCAGCAGTAGTACGAGCGGAGGCAGTTATCATCTCGGGAGTCCAACGGGAGCGAGCGCAACGCCATACACGACACTAACCGGCACGTTTCACGGAATCGCGACTCCATACGAGGACTCCAGTCCATATGGAGTGAACTTGACCCTTGCACCCGGAGGAGTGATTAGGGTTCCGGCTCACAGGCCCCTGACCGCGGCCGTGCCTCCACCCATGGCAAGCGCAGTACCCGGTCTTGGGAGCCTCAGTTTTCCCTGGATGGACAGCAGTCAACGATTCGCAAAAGACAGGTTTGCAggtaaataaatatttagtaTTTCTACTTTGTTCTGATGTTACCTTCAATGACAATAAAACGCCAGATCTCATAATTTGGGATAGGCctagatattataaataaacAGAGTTTTAAAACTTCTATGCAGCGCgttttatgtaaattaaacGTATCTGTGATGTTTAAAATGTCGGTAGTAAGTACATGTATTTCTAAAGTATATAATTCAAGAAACACGGAATTTAAAGACTATTCAagtaaaacaaattaaatttggGAAATTACTTGATGTCATTGGACAACGGACACTTGTTATGCTTCccgtatttaatttaatttaattaatatagtCTAATTGTATACAAAGTCTCCACGTGATGGCTTTATTAAAAGAGAAAACTAAAAAGAAAAGCCACATCTTTatgtaaaatttttttttactattgcCAACACATTAGCAATACTACAATAATAACAAGGACATGTAGGCCTATGGCTATATAATAGCTAGAAAATTGCCAAATAGTTTGAAATATCGTGATGATTATTATTTTGATTATTCTAGTTGGTAACACAAAGCATTATTATTGTCGTTAAACTGCGATAACACACAACACAGCTGTGTTTATGAACCCACAAATAGCGCAGGCTAAGTGTATAAAAACTGTGAAGAGTGATTGCAGTTATTTTAAACTGTGCTGCTGTTTTCACGTCAACGCTATCATAAGAATTAATTGATGGAGGTTTCGATCGCGTAAATGTTACACCGTCTGCCTGGGAAACTTGATCCTGCATTTCGGCAGATTGCTTGAATGGATGAGGCTCTGTAACTCGTTTTAGCTTTGACCGTGAAGGCAGAGTAAAAGCATGAAGCACCTGAACCGGTTACAATCATGTTAGGGGAAAAACGATGAAAAAGGGCAACAGAGAGTCAACAACTCAAAGCTTTCCGCTTAGGCGGAAGTGAGCATCTTTTACCAGACATTTTTgcaagaatttacttttaaaacatttataacaatAAGGTTGAATTATCACACGTGTAGGCTAATTTACAGATCTCATACGAAACGCGCAATTTTAACGCacaggcctatttaaaataagaGTAGCCTTATAATAATTAAAAGCGCGTTTTTATTATTCACTCAACACAGCTAAGTAAATAGGGAGGTATGCTTTATTTAGTGTAGACACCTTTTTTGCATATGAATGTAAACTCTTGACAGTTTTAAGCTGTCACATTGATCACCAGCTTTCTTTATTCTGTAGCAAATGCAAAACGCTATGCCGTTAGAAAGACGTATCAATATTTCAGAAGCTTTATTTATTGGCACCTAAAGGCGCTCTCTCTTCTGCGCTGTGTTTTTAGGTAATAAATAAATTAGCAATATACTGAATTATACGAATAAACTATACAATCATTAGGAGAACAGCTGCTGTTTGCATTTAATGCaacattaatatgttttgtgtGCAGATTGTAAGCACTTGTGTAACCTGAGCACAGGCCTCTCAATAAATACTAAGAGCAAAAGCAATCCATCTATTTATGATGTTTCCAGCATGTTTCAATCAATAACATAAATCACCTGAAACTAATTTGACATCTAAAAAGTGCATGATGATATGGGgtaattaaaaatatgaagAGCACAGTTTTCCTTTTGTTTAACAAGAGGCAGCAATTTGGGTTTAATCACCACACATTTTCACAAGCCTTAAAAGCAATAGCTTTATCACTGTAGAAAAAGCTCTTTATTTCTTAACAGTCTTTCAAGGAAAGGAAATAAAGATCTAAAAGCGCATTTTCCAACCTAAAATATTAAAAGAATCAATTTTCCTTTGTTCCTTCATTATGGGAATGTTACGCATCTCGTTTTGTGGGACTGGGCACACTGTTCttgcaatatttaaaaatctaaattaaatCAACATTTCAGGGaataagaaaatacatttattggtTAGCAGTtttgaatattaatttaaagaaataaaaaagatcTTGGGTGGGCGGGTGATTTTGGATATTGTATGAGTATGCTGTTCTACTAAGAAATCTTATTTAAATAGGACCATAGGCTATGTGAGACTCTGTCCTGTCCTGCTGGCCTCCCATCTCTTACCTTAGCTTTTTCCTTCCCACTTACAGCAGCTCTGACCCCATTCACAGTGGCCCGGCGTATCGGCCACCCGTACCAGAACCGCACGCCACCTAAGAGGAAGAAGCCCCGCACGTCCTTCTCCCGAGTGCAGATCTGTGAGCTGGAGAAACGCTTCCACAGACAGAAATATCTGGCTAGTGCTGAAAGAGCCGCCCTGGCCAAAACTCTGAAGATGACAGACGCCCAGGTCAAAACCTGGTTTCAGAACCGCAGGACTAAGTGGAGGTGAGACAAAAAGAAAAAGAGATATTAATACTCATGTAATATCTTAATATCATAATGAAACAGAGAAAACTAagacaaatagattaaaatatgcATCATGTAACCAGGCTTGGATGACAAAGCACAACAGAACAAACTTACAATTAAATTCCCAAATACACATTTTTCATGGTTTTCCCTGAAAATGTAGTTAAAATTCAACTTTCATTAGCCTATATACTTTTACAAACTTTACACAAACACCAACTAATAATTGAATTAAGCAGAAAATGGTTGGCTATATGATTTAGGCCTTTTTGAATAATATAACACTactatattaatttatttatcataCTTACTCATCCAGAgacttacaatgcattcaaCACACATTAAAAACAGTTCTCTgcatcaaacccatgaccttagtTACCGTTGGCATGTCCTTCTAGTTGCAGGAATTTCATCTACTGAATCTGCACCTGGAAATataaaaaagatttaatattaaaacacaataaatctaATTAGTGTCAGGAATCACACAGCAGTAAATactgtttgaatttttttaaaggaaaaatgtTTAAAGCAAATACTGTATGTTAAAAATGTGCCATATTTTAAACCAGAAGATCtataaactacaagtgaactaAATCACACAAATtcaactacactgtaaaaaatatgtaatgctGCATGAAAGTTTAACAAATTGGTAAtgcaatatatatattagtgGTCCACCGATATTAAGAAAGCTGTATGGCCAATGGGACGATATGAAGCCGATATAAAACAAatgttattacagtaaatacagaaATTTGGTGaaactaaaaaaacatttgttatgcataacatttataaatatacactgtaaaaaatttactgtaattatgcagctgtttTCCAGAAaattactgtagaagataaaagactgaaaatgtttcacgtttatttaactttgaacaaactgttgcccataaataacataaatgtaaaatctacagtaagttactggcagctagttacCAGTCATtcacagtaatactgtaatttctacagattttttttacagtgtatcctTTTAAAGTtcttaaaacattatttacaaGACAATTAATATGGATCTGATATCTCACAGTACTGTTTGAATAAGTGTGTTGAACTATAGTGAGTTGTGTGACATAATGTCatgttaaaaagtgaataatgattggtcattttactgtctgtcagaCACGAAGTAATAGAGAAATTACTGGTagaaaaaattattaataaaaattcAAAATATCGGCAGATccaaattaatattaatattatttagtgTAGCAAAAAAATCACACGATTACTGATTCGTTCCTTTAAAAGGTCAATTATTTTGTTAGTTTAACTTGATGCATTAGATTGATGTTAAATATTTTGACTTGATTAAATTTGTTTATTTAGATGTTAGCACGTGAAGTGTATTGCTTACTCAAGTGAATGACACTGCTTATATACAATTTAGTGCTGTTTGATG
This window of the Paramisgurnus dabryanus chromosome 10, PD_genome_1.1, whole genome shotgun sequence genome carries:
- the tlx3b gene encoding T-cell leukemia homeobox protein 3b; the encoded protein is MDRAPSSSPSGTSQTSQPTQHEPISFGIDQILSGTDQESQQNSTRNSSETSSSSTSGGSYHLGSPTGASATPYTTLTGTFHGIATPYEDSSPYGVNLTLAPGGVIRVPAHRPLTAAVPPPMASAVPGLGSLSFPWMDSSQRFAKDRFAAALTPFTVARRIGHPYQNRTPPKRKKPRTSFSRVQICELEKRFHRQKYLASAERAALAKTLKMTDAQVKTWFQNRRTKWRRQTAEEREAERQQANRLMIQLQHDAFQKSLSDSVPSDPLCIHNSSLFALQNLQPWASEESGKLGGVTSLV